A genomic window from Brachybacterium kimchii includes:
- a CDS encoding CpaF family protein encodes MTPQNPQPQDLPDFDSLALADFDDSAAMAATPNPLTRHKADAAAVPSPTSLDHPAPPPSRFTDWKVVQRIRNEVANAIAAENQPGTDEQDRRAQAMSLIGNYISDEENHRLDRGEVQWTNAERRAITQAVMESLFGFGRLQPLLDDPTIENIEIYGYDDVLIQRTGNAFEQAEPVAESDEDLLSTLAFYARENGQSFDPNHPRLHMSLGPTARLYATGWVVDQPIATIRVHRLVDIDLAGLVDLGLMPPDLASFLRAAVRAKKSIMVGGAQGAGKTTLLRGLVNEIDPWEKLATLESTAELHLHQLGKERHRRLIALEAVPGNDEKDANGRPIGEITMDDWAHDSFRMNLDRLVVGEVLGSEIIAMFEAMQTGAGSLSTIHAKSSATIPERIVTLARKDGRVTEDFARRQVAENIDLAVYVDMVKTRNPWTGESSLTRRITDVTTYQPGEDGRVAFTRLWGLEEDQIIHQMSPEWIDDLRPFLDEDQVA; translated from the coding sequence ACCCCCAGCCCCAGGATCTTCCTGACTTCGACTCCCTGGCCCTTGCTGACTTCGATGACTCCGCCGCGATGGCGGCGACCCCCAACCCTCTGACCCGTCACAAGGCAGACGCCGCAGCGGTGCCATCCCCGACTTCTCTGGACCACCCAGCACCCCCTCCATCCCGCTTCACTGACTGGAAGGTCGTCCAGAGGATCCGCAACGAAGTCGCCAATGCCATCGCCGCAGAGAACCAGCCCGGCACTGACGAACAGGACCGGCGCGCACAGGCAATGTCGCTGATCGGTAACTACATCAGCGATGAGGAGAACCATCGCCTCGACCGTGGCGAGGTGCAGTGGACCAACGCAGAGCGCCGGGCCATCACCCAGGCAGTCATGGAGTCGCTCTTCGGTTTCGGACGGCTCCAGCCACTGCTGGACGATCCCACCATTGAGAACATCGAGATCTACGGGTACGACGATGTCCTCATCCAGCGCACAGGCAACGCGTTCGAACAGGCAGAGCCCGTCGCCGAGTCGGACGAGGATCTCCTGTCCACACTCGCCTTCTACGCCCGTGAGAACGGCCAGTCATTCGACCCCAATCACCCTCGTCTGCACATGAGCTTGGGTCCCACCGCTCGCCTCTACGCCACGGGCTGGGTTGTGGACCAGCCGATCGCGACCATCCGTGTGCACAGACTCGTCGACATCGACCTCGCCGGTCTCGTGGACTTGGGCCTGATGCCCCCAGACCTCGCGTCCTTCCTGCGTGCCGCCGTACGAGCAAAAAAGTCGATCATGGTCGGAGGCGCTCAGGGCGCCGGCAAGACCACCCTCCTTCGAGGGCTGGTCAACGAAATCGACCCCTGGGAGAAGCTCGCCACCCTCGAGTCCACAGCCGAGCTCCACCTCCACCAGCTCGGCAAGGAGCGCCACCGCCGACTCATCGCTCTTGAGGCAGTTCCCGGCAATGACGAGAAGGACGCCAACGGTCGCCCGATCGGCGAGATCACCATGGATGACTGGGCACACGACTCGTTCCGCATGAACCTCGACCGACTCGTCGTGGGCGAGGTCCTCGGATCCGAGATCATCGCGATGTTCGAGGCCATGCAGACCGGCGCCGGCAGCCTCTCCACGATCCACGCCAAGAGCAGCGCCACGATCCCCGAGCGCATCGTGACGCTGGCCCGTAAGGACGGGCGCGTGACCGAAGACTTCGCCCGCCGCCAGGTCGCCGAGAACATCGACCTCGCCGTCTACGTCGACATGGTCAAGACGCGCAATCCCTGGACCGGCGAGTCATCTCTAACGCGACGCATCACCGACGTCACCACCTACCAGCCAGGGGAGGACGGCAGAGTGGCATTCACCCGCCTGTGGGGCCTCGAGGAGGACCAAATCATCCACCAGATGTCCCCCGAATGGATAGATGATCTCCGCCCCTTCCTCGATGAGGACCAGGTGGCTTGA